In a single window of the Mucilaginibacter defluvii genome:
- a CDS encoding AraC family transcriptional regulator → MKPAVHKSSIPDSQIFMIEYLDDKYFDPVWHSHFEYQLFVPLEGTGTRFIGDSIQSFVPNELILTGSNLPHLWRSDEAYFDKNSGLKVRGIVIYLQENLLGEHIMSKNELLQFNKLFERSAKGLIFFGRARDEVISRMHELLELKGLSAFICLLQIIEMLANTKDYKTISYVAYNEPIHKAEADRMGKVYEYILRNYRKKIHQNELADLLCMTPTSFSRYFARVSNKGFSQFVTELRVKHACQLLTETDLPVAEIAERSGFKTLSNFNKLFKDQMQKKPSEYKKEFMNI, encoded by the coding sequence ATGAAGCCAGCCGTACATAAATCATCCATACCCGATTCGCAGATATTTATGATAGAATACTTGGACGATAAGTATTTTGATCCGGTATGGCACTCACACTTCGAATACCAGCTGTTTGTACCATTAGAGGGCACCGGTACCCGTTTTATAGGTGACAGCATCCAGAGCTTTGTTCCAAATGAACTTATCCTTACTGGTAGTAACCTGCCGCATTTATGGCGTAGTGACGAGGCTTACTTTGATAAAAACAGCGGGCTTAAAGTGAGGGGTATTGTTATTTATCTGCAGGAAAATTTGCTCGGCGAGCACATCATGAGCAAAAATGAATTACTACAGTTTAATAAACTCTTCGAACGCTCGGCCAAAGGCCTTATTTTTTTCGGGCGGGCAAGGGATGAGGTTATTAGCCGGATGCATGAATTGCTTGAGCTGAAGGGATTGTCGGCATTTATTTGTCTTTTGCAGATTATAGAAATGCTGGCTAATACAAAGGATTACAAAACCATCTCGTACGTGGCGTATAACGAACCTATTCATAAAGCGGAGGCTGACCGGATGGGAAAGGTTTATGAATATATCCTCAGAAATTACCGCAAAAAAATTCATCAGAATGAGCTGGCTGATCTGCTGTGTATGACGCCGACCTCCTTCAGTCGTTATTTTGCCAGGGTGAGCAATAAGGGCTTTTCGCAATTTGTTACCGAGTTACGTGTTAAACACGCCTGCCAGTTGTTAACCGAAACTGACCTGCCGGTGGCCGAAATAGCCGAACGTTCAGGTTTTAAAACCTTATCTAATTTCAATAAGCTTTTTAAAGATCAGATGCAGAAAAAACCTTCTGAGTACAAAAAGGAATTTATGAATATTTAG
- a CDS encoding family 78 glycoside hydrolase catalytic domain: protein MGLLQPADWQAKWIGAMADPTPDSPTTYPAPYFRKDIKVNKPVKKATVYISGLGFYELYINGKKIGDQVLAPAVTNYDKRPLIKLLYPYDDQSTQRVLYNSFDVSDGINQQDNTIGVLLGNGWYNQCDRTVEGKMWYDLPKLIFQLEIVYTDGTKQMVVSDGTWKTTTGPLVKDGIFSGEQYDARLLLDEWNKPAYNDAGWKSAKLVTPPSGALHAQTAPFDKVTRVLTPTFEGKVNDSVYRYHLDETVAGWANINVKGKAGNVIKIRYISEEGEDYGQWDTYTLKGGITENWEPRFTWHAFRFIEVISKDVVLNVQSIRIKDVHTAVEPNGSFECSNPLFNQINKAYIKTQLANMHGSISSDCPHRERLGYTGDGQVAIESAMLSFHLPQFYKKWFNDMDDARNHKTGFVTHSAPFGGGGGGPAWGSAYVIMPWLYYQYYGDNQLLKQHYPGMKQWIAYLNTRTNDRGLIVREEPNGWCLGDWCTPTQIELPEPLVNTAYFYHVTTIMATIAALLGNNADRVQFERLAVKIKANFNKAYYNPAEKTYWQGRQGANVFALAFGLVPTELKEEVFNSVLSHLKKINYHFDTGILATPLLLKVLSQFNRDDVAYKLMSQQNGVGFGYLLDNKNSTLWESWDGVGSRCHPMFGSVVQWFYTALGGIKPGPDGYQHFIIAPKPLAELNYCKSAYNSLYGRIRSEWRKDKIGTLHLLMEIPANTSATLVVPRNRGILKNKDGRIVNTSFVNGQYIVRIKPGVYQFRVE, encoded by the coding sequence ATGGGTTTGTTACAACCCGCTGACTGGCAGGCCAAATGGATAGGTGCAATGGCTGACCCAACGCCTGATTCGCCCACAACTTACCCGGCCCCGTATTTCCGTAAGGATATTAAAGTTAACAAACCAGTAAAAAAGGCTACCGTATATATAAGTGGCTTGGGTTTTTATGAACTATATATAAACGGTAAAAAAATTGGCGATCAGGTTTTGGCACCGGCAGTTACCAATTATGATAAGCGGCCGCTGATCAAATTGCTGTATCCTTATGATGATCAATCAACGCAGCGGGTTTTGTATAATAGTTTTGATGTAAGCGATGGAATAAATCAGCAAGATAATACGATAGGTGTCTTACTTGGTAACGGCTGGTACAACCAGTGCGACCGTACAGTTGAAGGAAAAATGTGGTATGATCTGCCAAAACTGATATTTCAATTAGAGATAGTTTACACAGACGGTACCAAACAAATGGTAGTGTCTGACGGTACCTGGAAAACAACAACAGGTCCGTTAGTAAAGGATGGTATTTTTAGCGGCGAGCAGTATGATGCCCGCCTGTTATTAGACGAATGGAACAAACCGGCATATAATGACGCTGGTTGGAAATCTGCGAAGTTGGTTACCCCGCCCTCAGGCGCATTGCATGCGCAAACCGCTCCGTTTGATAAAGTAACCCGCGTATTAACACCAACATTCGAGGGTAAGGTGAATGATTCTGTTTACCGTTATCATCTGGATGAAACAGTTGCCGGCTGGGCAAATATCAACGTAAAGGGTAAAGCGGGTAATGTTATTAAGATAAGGTACATCAGTGAAGAAGGAGAGGACTACGGGCAATGGGATACTTATACTTTAAAAGGTGGAATAACGGAAAACTGGGAACCGCGATTTACGTGGCATGCGTTCCGGTTTATAGAGGTAATAAGTAAAGATGTTGTCCTTAACGTTCAAAGCATCAGGATAAAAGATGTACATACTGCAGTGGAGCCAAATGGCAGTTTTGAGTGTTCCAATCCGTTGTTTAATCAAATTAATAAGGCTTATATAAAAACCCAGCTGGCAAACATGCACGGCAGTATCAGCAGCGATTGCCCGCACCGGGAGCGCCTGGGTTACACCGGCGATGGCCAGGTAGCTATAGAAAGTGCAATGCTGTCATTCCATCTGCCGCAATTCTACAAAAAATGGTTTAACGATATGGATGATGCCCGCAACCATAAAACCGGTTTTGTTACTCACAGCGCGCCCTTCGGTGGTGGTGGTGGCGGGCCCGCGTGGGGTTCGGCTTATGTAATTATGCCATGGCTATACTATCAATATTATGGCGATAATCAGCTGTTGAAGCAGCATTACCCGGGTATGAAACAATGGATAGCGTATTTAAACACACGTACAAACGACCGCGGACTTATTGTGCGGGAAGAGCCTAATGGCTGGTGCCTGGGCGACTGGTGTACGCCAACGCAGATTGAACTCCCTGAACCCTTGGTAAATACGGCTTACTTTTACCATGTTACCACTATAATGGCCACAATTGCCGCATTGCTGGGCAATAATGCAGATCGTGTTCAATTTGAGCGCCTCGCCGTAAAGATCAAAGCAAACTTTAACAAAGCCTATTATAACCCAGCCGAAAAAACTTACTGGCAGGGCAGGCAGGGCGCTAACGTTTTCGCTTTGGCTTTCGGTTTAGTGCCAACTGAGTTAAAGGAGGAAGTTTTTAATTCGGTGTTAAGTCATCTCAAAAAAATCAACTACCATTTTGATACAGGGATATTGGCTACGCCGTTGTTGCTAAAAGTACTATCGCAATTCAATCGTGATGATGTGGCATATAAGCTAATGAGCCAGCAAAACGGCGTAGGGTTTGGATATTTGTTGGATAATAAAAACAGTACCTTATGGGAAAGCTGGGATGGTGTAGGTTCCAGGTGTCACCCAATGTTTGGCAGCGTGGTACAATGGTTTTATACCGCTTTAGGAGGTATAAAGCCAGGGCCTGATGGTTATCAGCATTTTATTATCGCCCCTAAGCCCTTAGCAGAACTTAACTACTGTAAATCCGCCTACAATAGTTTGTACGGCAGGATAAGGAGCGAATGGCGAAAGGATAAAATAGGAACTTTGCATCTGTTAATGGAAATCCCCGCAAATACATCGGCGACTTTGGTGGTACCCAGAAATAGGGGAATTTTGAAGAATAAAGATGGCAGAATAGTAAATACGAGTTTTGTGAACGGGCAATATATCGTTCGTATTAAGCCCGGCGTTTATCAATTCAGAGTTGAGTGA
- a CDS encoding beta-L-arabinofuranosidase domain-containing protein: MRLLSGILLVITYVFNIGTACAQNGDQILDGLGETDMIARYVFNGDVKDWSRNNLHGKLQGKAEFVDDTRFGKVLSLSGNQSFVSLPPEALTDLESISITGWVYLRSDEPGQYLFDFGKTAGNHFFAAPAGTITQKGFTAFITSGNGKTGTSSPAIQKDKWVHLVVVVDIPSQIISTYADGKPVGESRNVPEYLESVFGNQQAKRTLYIGRSLSPGSSSINALLHDYRIYRVPLSMKQITRIYSGVKSNGSVNVSSEVENDMPDFAQTGAQLYNAYLNKVNSVKIETEVGSLPRLPAYIDGVYKNGLKGPRVRVLWPVPANNNEVQKPGTYIVKGRVPGTAFEPEAEVIVKEAAKAAAPLLKLETFKLSQVSLKNDAYGHTTKFTENRDKFVRTLAETDPNSFLYMFREAFGQKQPAGAKPLGVWDSQDTKLRGHATGHYLTAIAQAYAGTGYDKALQSRFATKMDYMVNVLYSLSQLSGKPSKAGGTHVADPAAVPYGAGKSAYDSDLTTEGLRKDYWNWGTGFISAYPPDQFIMLEHGAKYGGQKNQVWAPYYTLHKIMAGLLDVYEVSGNKKALTIATGMGNWVHTRLSKLPQDTLIKMWNTYIAGEFGGMNEVMARLYRVTGNADYLKTAQLFDNIRVFFGDKQHASGLAKNVDLFRGLHANQHIPQIIGSIETYRASGNPEYYRIADNFWHKAVDDYMYSIGGVAGARNPANAECFIAQPGTLYRNGFSAGGQNETCATYNMLKLTSDLFRYDQQAEYMDYYERALYNHILASVAENSPANTYHVPLRPGSVKQFSNGDMSGFTCCNGTALESSTKLQNTIYFKSKDDKALYVNLYVPSTLSWPERKVIIEQETSFPKKDETRLTVKGSGKFDIYVRVPGWATKGFFVKINGKEQNLTAMPGSYLKLAGNWKNGDVIELKMPFQFHLDPVMDQQNIASLFYGPILLAAQEPIARKDWRRVTLSADDLGKSIKGDPKQLAFTIDDVLFKPFYDSYGRHSVYLDVQLKN; encoded by the coding sequence ATGAGATTATTATCAGGCATATTGCTCGTTATCACTTACGTTTTTAATATTGGCACCGCGTGCGCGCAAAATGGCGACCAGATACTGGATGGTTTAGGTGAAACAGATATGATAGCGCGCTATGTTTTTAATGGCGACGTTAAAGATTGGTCGCGCAATAACCTGCATGGCAAGCTACAGGGCAAGGCAGAGTTTGTTGATGATACCCGTTTTGGTAAAGTACTTTCGTTGTCTGGTAACCAATCCTTTGTTTCCCTGCCGCCGGAAGCCTTAACCGATTTGGAATCCATTAGTATAACCGGTTGGGTATACCTTCGCTCAGATGAGCCGGGGCAATATCTTTTTGATTTTGGTAAAACTGCCGGTAATCATTTTTTCGCAGCTCCGGCAGGCACAATCACTCAAAAAGGGTTCACTGCCTTTATCACGTCAGGCAATGGCAAAACCGGAACTTCCTCTCCGGCTATTCAAAAAGACAAATGGGTTCACCTGGTTGTGGTAGTTGATATCCCTTCACAAATAATATCCACTTATGCCGATGGAAAGCCGGTAGGTGAAAGTCGTAACGTACCTGAATATCTTGAATCGGTTTTCGGCAATCAGCAAGCTAAAAGAACGCTTTATATCGGCAGATCGTTGTCGCCGGGCAGCAGTTCGATAAATGCCCTGCTGCACGATTATCGTATTTACCGGGTGCCACTCAGCATGAAGCAAATTACCCGAATTTATAGCGGTGTAAAAAGTAATGGCTCCGTAAATGTTTCATCTGAAGTAGAGAATGATATGCCGGATTTCGCTCAAACCGGTGCACAGTTGTATAATGCTTATTTAAATAAAGTAAACAGTGTTAAGATTGAAACCGAAGTAGGCTCGCTGCCGCGTTTACCGGCTTATATTGACGGTGTTTATAAAAACGGGTTAAAAGGGCCGAGGGTACGTGTGCTTTGGCCTGTCCCTGCCAATAATAATGAAGTACAAAAGCCGGGTACATATATCGTAAAAGGGCGAGTGCCGGGTACCGCTTTTGAGCCGGAGGCTGAGGTAATTGTAAAAGAAGCAGCGAAAGCCGCCGCGCCTTTATTAAAGCTTGAAACATTTAAACTAAGCCAGGTTTCGCTTAAGAATGATGCATACGGGCATACGACCAAATTCACCGAAAACCGAGACAAGTTTGTAAGGACACTAGCAGAGACTGATCCAAATTCGTTTCTATATATGTTTCGCGAAGCTTTTGGACAAAAACAACCGGCAGGGGCAAAACCATTAGGTGTTTGGGACAGCCAGGATACCAAGCTGCGCGGGCACGCCACCGGCCATTATTTAACAGCCATTGCGCAAGCTTATGCCGGTACCGGTTATGATAAAGCGCTGCAAAGTCGTTTTGCCACAAAAATGGATTATATGGTAAACGTGCTTTACAGTTTATCGCAACTATCGGGTAAGCCCTCAAAGGCAGGGGGAACGCATGTTGCTGACCCGGCAGCAGTACCTTACGGCGCCGGAAAATCAGCCTATGATTCGGACTTGACAACCGAGGGTTTGCGTAAGGATTATTGGAACTGGGGCACGGGCTTTATCAGCGCTTACCCTCCCGATCAGTTTATTATGCTGGAGCATGGCGCTAAGTACGGCGGGCAGAAAAACCAGGTTTGGGCACCATATTATACCCTGCACAAAATTATGGCCGGCCTTTTAGATGTTTATGAGGTAAGTGGCAATAAAAAGGCGCTCACTATAGCAACGGGCATGGGCAACTGGGTACATACACGTCTAAGCAAGTTACCGCAAGACACCCTGATCAAAATGTGGAATACATATATCGCCGGTGAGTTTGGCGGCATGAACGAGGTAATGGCGCGCTTATACCGTGTTACAGGCAATGCCGATTATTTAAAAACTGCACAGCTTTTTGATAACATCAGGGTATTTTTTGGTGATAAGCAACACGCAAGCGGGCTGGCCAAAAATGTCGACCTGTTCCGCGGGTTGCATGCCAACCAGCACATACCGCAAATAATAGGCAGTATTGAAACCTACCGCGCATCTGGCAATCCGGAGTATTACAGGATAGCCGACAACTTTTGGCATAAAGCTGTAGATGATTATATGTACAGTATTGGCGGTGTGGCGGGTGCCCGCAACCCGGCCAATGCCGAATGCTTTATCGCACAGCCCGGCACCTTGTATCGGAACGGTTTTTCGGCGGGGGGGCAAAACGAGACCTGCGCTACTTACAATATGTTGAAACTGACCAGCGATTTGTTCCGGTACGATCAGCAGGCAGAGTACATGGATTATTATGAGCGCGCTTTGTATAATCACATTTTGGCCTCGGTGGCTGAGAATAGTCCGGCAAATACGTACCACGTGCCGCTGCGCCCTGGTTCGGTTAAGCAATTCAGTAATGGCGATATGAGCGGCTTTACCTGCTGTAACGGTACCGCGCTTGAAAGCAGTACCAAGCTTCAAAACACGATATACTTTAAAAGCAAGGATGACAAGGCGCTGTATGTCAACCTTTACGTGCCATCAACCCTAAGTTGGCCGGAGCGTAAAGTCATCATAGAGCAGGAAACAAGCTTTCCGAAAAAAGATGAAACGCGTTTGACGGTTAAAGGCAGCGGAAAATTTGACATCTATGTTCGTGTTCCGGGTTGGGCTACAAAAGGCTTTTTTGTAAAAATCAACGGAAAAGAACAAAATTTAACAGCCATGCCCGGAAGTTATTTAAAGTTAGCCGGCAACTGGAAAAACGGTGATGTTATAGAACTTAAAATGCCGTTTCAATTTCACCTGGACCCTGTGATGGACCAGCAAAATATAGCCAGCTTATTTTACGGCCCTATATTGCTTGCTGCGCAGGAGCCCATTGCCCGGAAAGATTGGCGCAGGGTTACATTATCCGCGGATGATTTAGGCAAGTCAATTAAAGGCGACCCCAAGCAGTTAGCGTTTACTATAGATGATGTGTTATTTAAACCTTTTTACGATTCGTATGGCCGGCACTCCGTTTATCTTGATGTGCAACTGAAGAATTAA
- a CDS encoding DUF6377 domain-containing protein yields the protein MVLLTANGAAQHVNADSMLTVLKKELARKCLYDTKKEKMIERLKSQFQNKQNHSPAVRYNLCNRIFDCYRAYKFDSAFVYANKMIDIARQSNNQDNEIKSQILLGTILLNSGLYKEAFDVVEKLDPEKLSVPLRSDYLILRGRLYSGIAEYNNDGYFTRRYQIQSKQDLNHAEITVASTEFEQTLTDAYLPDLKRDKKLTPQFYYRYLTGHKLSEHGIAMSSTRLSFAYHGDNKVFFLSLAAINDIRSATKETLAIFLLGKELYRQNRTNEAYLFMQEAVKNAKFYGARNREVQIESLLPAIANKLLAEKQYERDRFVIVLLVILIIALVLFFTLVVYRKQLLRIKANEKTIIDQNIELKKVNEKLWESSRIKEELIGLFLKTCSTYIDTLDRAKRKILHSVKLGKFNDIKPLLDDVQIDREKEALYETLDNAFLKIFPNFISSFNLLLSPEDQIWPKGGEGLNPTLRIFALMRLGIHELPTVAKILGYSESTIYTYKIRVKAKALIQGTDFEKSIMEIKFIDVSG from the coding sequence TTGGTACTACTGACTGCCAACGGTGCTGCCCAACACGTAAACGCAGATAGTATGCTAACCGTACTAAAAAAAGAACTTGCGCGAAAATGCCTTTACGATACCAAAAAAGAAAAAATGATTGAGCGCCTGAAATCGCAATTTCAGAACAAGCAAAATCATAGTCCTGCTGTCCGCTATAATTTATGTAATCGAATTTTTGATTGTTACCGTGCTTATAAGTTTGACTCGGCATTTGTATATGCGAACAAGATGATCGACATTGCCCGTCAATCAAACAACCAGGATAACGAAATAAAGAGCCAGATTTTGCTAGGAACGATTTTACTCAATTCCGGGCTTTATAAAGAGGCATTTGATGTGGTAGAAAAACTTGATCCGGAAAAATTATCCGTTCCCTTGAGATCTGATTATTTAATACTCCGCGGCAGGCTTTATTCAGGTATTGCCGAATATAATAATGATGGTTATTTTACCAGGAGGTATCAAATACAATCAAAACAGGATTTGAACCATGCTGAAATAACGGTAGCTTCCACAGAATTTGAACAAACCCTAACAGATGCTTATCTACCTGATTTAAAACGCGATAAAAAACTCACACCACAATTTTACTACAGATATTTAACAGGCCACAAGTTAAGCGAGCACGGTATTGCTATGTCCTCAACACGTTTAAGTTTTGCCTACCATGGCGATAACAAGGTTTTCTTTTTATCGCTTGCCGCTATAAATGATATACGATCAGCTACAAAGGAGACCTTGGCTATATTTTTACTTGGGAAGGAGTTGTATCGGCAAAACCGCACAAATGAGGCGTATTTATTTATGCAGGAGGCTGTAAAGAACGCAAAGTTTTACGGTGCGCGTAACCGCGAAGTGCAGATAGAATCGTTACTGCCCGCTATTGCCAATAAACTGCTTGCTGAAAAACAATATGAGAGAGATCGCTTTGTGATTGTGTTATTGGTGATTTTGATAATCGCACTGGTTTTATTTTTCACACTAGTGGTGTACCGTAAGCAATTACTGCGCATTAAAGCAAATGAGAAAACGATAATCGATCAAAATATCGAACTTAAAAAAGTAAACGAAAAGCTATGGGAATCATCGCGCATAAAGGAAGAACTTATTGGATTGTTTTTAAAGACCTGCTCTACTTACATTGATACACTGGATAGAGCCAAGCGTAAAATTTTGCATAGCGTTAAGCTTGGGAAGTTTAACGATATAAAGCCGCTTTTGGATGATGTACAAATTGATCGTGAAAAGGAAGCTCTTTATGAAACGCTTGATAACGCATTCTTAAAAATATTCCCCAATTTTATAAGTTCGTTTAACTTATTGCTGAGTCCGGAGGATCAGATATGGCCTAAAGGCGGCGAAGGATTAAACCCCACCCTGCGCATATTTGCATTGATGAGGCTGGGCATACACGAATTGCCAACAGTTGCTAAAATTTTAGGTTATAGCGAAAGTACTATTTATACCTACAAAATACGTGTTAAAGCCAAGGCCCTGATACAAGGGACTGATTTTGAAAAAAGCATTATGGAAATTAAGTTTATTGACGTATCGGGCTGA
- a CDS encoding SusC/RagA family TonB-linked outer membrane protein, translating into MRGKLLRFLGVCFLMLIVGSSAFAQNKVISGKVTDATSGSPLPGVSISATGTTVGTTSDVEGNYKLNVPETAQSLTFSFIGYQSKKVDLTGATTINTTLSQSNSTLEEVVVVSVGYGTLDKKEVSSAITHVSGKDLLPVSANNPLMSLQGKVAGLTITNTASGDPNSSPNVQLRGASSRSAGLGPLYVINGVPGGNIDNINQNDIESIDVLKGGAAAAIYGTRGGNGVIIITTKKGSSQSRLFYDGYASFDYVTNRLENLSPEEFVEKRVKGNQGQDYGARTNWLDEVTNSPAFSQKHTVQLSGGSSRTSYFASADYRNADGIDLRAHKKEYGARINISHATEDNTFVATLSVAPRYMNVSNADQGNFNNALTLNPTYPIFDTTGRYNYINTGFFSNNPVENGKMIKSDADIKEMDINGSLKFNILKNLSTMITISQISRSARNMNFRPSTLSSIVHSGRVNQTNFASQEQQENDQKNVEWTGNYSLDFNKHHIKALGGYGYTLYNYKQFYAQNYDFPFDVFLWNNLGSGLYNGGAAGQGQSAVGSTQNGSTLIAFFGRVNYDFDNRYILTASLRHEGSSKFGANNKWGNFPAVSGAWRISEEGFFKDALPWVDELKIRADYGITGNQDFGNYISLILYGSAGYFPFNGTQYQVYGPSQNVNRDLKWEKAMNFNAGVDFSILKNRLSGSIDYYIRRNVDLLGGYDVPLPSNFQSTTFANVGTMKNYGIEATLNGAIIKQTDFSYNTSLAIAYNRNKFISFSNSLYKGGTFQPVAGLPAPGSPGPIQRLEEGRTIGEFYTWKSAGVNEQGALLVYKKDGTIIPANQAAEDDKQYVGNGLPKFTASMNHAFRYKRFDLNVFLRGAFGYKIFNTPAFYLGTAASQTDANVLKSAYDPSSKYSKLTSPTTQYRASDYFLEPGSFVKIDNVAMGYTQPLRTKYLKSVRFYAAGRNLKTFTSYTGGDPDLVQINGLTPGVNTSLNYYPATLQVILGLQATF; encoded by the coding sequence ATGCGAGGAAAACTTTTACGATTTCTGGGCGTCTGCTTTTTGATGCTCATCGTCGGTTCGTCCGCCTTTGCCCAAAACAAGGTAATTAGCGGAAAGGTAACCGATGCAACCAGCGGCTCACCATTGCCTGGTGTAAGCATTTCAGCAACCGGTACAACCGTAGGCACCACATCTGATGTTGAGGGTAATTACAAACTGAATGTGCCCGAAACAGCCCAAAGCCTTACTTTCAGCTTTATTGGTTACCAATCAAAAAAGGTTGATCTGACGGGGGCAACAACTATCAATACTACACTTTCTCAATCAAACAGTACGCTTGAAGAAGTGGTAGTAGTAAGCGTAGGTTACGGCACGCTGGATAAGAAAGAAGTATCGAGCGCTATAACCCACGTTTCGGGTAAAGATCTGTTACCTGTTTCAGCCAACAACCCCCTCATGTCATTACAAGGCAAAGTTGCGGGTTTAACCATCACCAATACCGCCAGCGGCGACCCAAATTCATCACCAAACGTACAGTTACGTGGTGCATCATCACGCAGCGCTGGCTTGGGTCCGCTGTATGTAATCAACGGCGTGCCGGGTGGCAATATTGACAATATCAATCAAAACGACATTGAAAGTATTGACGTGCTGAAAGGCGGCGCAGCTGCGGCCATATACGGTACGCGTGGTGGCAATGGTGTAATCATCATCACTACAAAGAAAGGCAGCTCACAATCGCGCTTATTTTACGATGGTTATGCCAGCTTTGATTATGTAACCAATCGCCTGGAAAACCTTTCGCCTGAAGAATTTGTGGAGAAGCGGGTAAAAGGCAATCAAGGCCAGGATTACGGTGCCCGCACCAATTGGCTTGATGAGGTTACCAACTCGCCGGCATTCAGCCAAAAGCATACGGTGCAGTTATCAGGCGGTAGTTCACGCACCAGCTATTTCGCTTCAGCCGATTATCGAAATGCTGATGGTATCGACTTGCGTGCACATAAAAAAGAGTATGGTGCGCGTATTAACATCAGCCATGCTACTGAAGATAACACATTTGTTGCCACGCTGAGCGTAGCGCCGCGTTACATGAACGTAAGTAATGCTGACCAGGGCAACTTCAATAACGCATTAACCCTGAACCCAACCTACCCGATTTTTGATACGACGGGCAGATACAATTACATCAACACCGGTTTCTTCTCAAATAACCCTGTTGAGAATGGTAAAATGATCAAGTCCGACGCAGATATTAAGGAGATGGATATTAACGGCTCGTTAAAGTTCAATATCCTAAAAAATCTGAGTACCATGATTACCATTTCTCAGATTAGCCGCTCGGCAAGAAATATGAATTTCAGGCCATCAACATTATCAAGTATTGTGCACTCTGGTCGTGTAAATCAAACCAATTTTGCATCGCAGGAGCAACAGGAAAATGACCAGAAAAACGTGGAGTGGACAGGTAATTACTCGCTCGATTTTAATAAACATCATATAAAAGCTTTGGGTGGTTACGGTTATACATTGTACAACTACAAGCAGTTTTACGCGCAAAACTATGATTTTCCGTTCGATGTGTTTTTATGGAATAATCTGGGCTCGGGCTTATATAACGGTGGCGCAGCAGGGCAGGGGCAATCAGCCGTAGGCTCAACACAAAATGGTTCTACACTAATCGCATTCTTTGGCAGGGTAAATTATGATTTTGATAACCGCTACATTTTGACAGCCAGCTTGAGGCATGAGGGTTCGTCAAAATTTGGAGCAAACAACAAGTGGGGTAACTTCCCTGCGGTATCAGGTGCCTGGAGAATATCGGAGGAAGGCTTCTTTAAGGACGCTTTGCCTTGGGTAGATGAACTGAAGATACGTGCTGATTACGGTATAACCGGTAACCAGGACTTTGGTAATTACATCTCACTGATCTTATACGGCAGCGCTGGTTATTTCCCTTTTAACGGCACACAATATCAAGTTTACGGTCCTTCGCAAAATGTAAACCGCGATTTAAAATGGGAAAAGGCGATGAACTTTAACGCAGGTGTCGATTTTTCAATACTTAAAAATAGGCTAAGCGGATCGATTGACTATTATATAAGAAGAAATGTTGACCTCTTAGGCGGTTATGATGTGCCTCTACCCTCTAATTTCCAATCAACTACTTTTGCTAATGTGGGTACCATGAAGAACTATGGTATTGAGGCAACATTGAATGGCGCCATTATTAAACAAACTGATTTTAGTTATAATACATCATTAGCGATCGCTTATAATAGAAATAAGTTTATTTCATTTTCAAATAGCTTGTATAAAGGCGGAACCTTCCAGCCTGTTGCCGGTTTACCGGCACCTGGCTCGCCGGGTCCAATACAGCGTTTAGAGGAAGGCCGCACCATAGGTGAGTTTTACACATGGAAATCAGCGGGTGTAAATGAACAGGGCGCATTACTTGTTTATAAAAAGGATGGAACTATAATTCCTGCTAACCAGGCAGCTGAAGATGATAAGCAATATGTTGGTAATGGTTTGCCTAAGTTTACCGCATCCATGAATCATGCTTTCCGTTATAAACGGTTTGACTTGAACGTATTTTTACGTGGCGCTTTTGGTTATAAAATATTTAATACCCCGGCATTTTATTTAGGTACGGCGGCAAGCCAAACCGATGCTAACGTGCTGAAGTCAGCCTATGATCCAAGTAGTAAATATTCAAAATTAACCAGTCCGACAACGCAGTATAGAGCTTCTGATTATTTTTTAGAACCAGGATCCTTTGTTAAGATAGACAATGTCGCTATGGGTTATACCCAGCCATTAAGAACTAAATATTTAAAATCAGTACGTTTTTACGCTGCAGGCCGTAACCTGAAGACATTCACTAGTTATACTGGCGGCGACCCGGATTTGGTACAAATTAATGGGCTTACGCCAGGGGTAAATACATCACTAAATTATTACCCGGCCACATTGCAGGTGATTTTAGGTTTACAGGCAACTTTTTAA